The DNA region AGCCAAAGCTCTCCCCTTCGCACTTGTGTAGATACCAATGCCCAGTGGGAGAGTGAAATGACTTAAGCCGAATCTTTCGTGTTCAACTGCTTAGTCATATCGAACGTTGTACCTAGTGCTTCGTCGACCATTGAGATTAGGATTAGCCGCATGGCGTTCGCCACGGTTTCTGCGCAATAGCCGCGGCTAATCCGAGAAATGAGATGGAACCAGGCTCTATCTTGCCGTTGCCTCAATTTACCCCGATGCACCGAAGCAATTTGAAATACCTAAGCCGACTGCATTAATCTCATCGCCGCAAAGCTGGCTGCGGCTGTGTCCGCCCCAACGACGTCAATCGCCTACGTTTTTTGTTCGATCAGGCTTTGTTCGACCACTAATTCAAGCGTTTCAACACTCAAATGACTTCTTACCAAGACAGACACCAATGTTATTGAACCAAGTAAGACTCCAATCATCTTCGGCGAACCGTCTGATGAATCTGTTTCCGACCGCAGTTGCAATGATCATATTGCCACTCGTGACCATCTCGCCTTCGATTTCCCACGCCGAAGAAGGTACGTCGCTGCGAGTGCTCAGCTACAACATCAAGCGAGGGTTGGGAAACGACGGCAAGACAGATCTCGCAAGAACCGCGTCGGTCATCAATCGACTTTCACCAGATTTTGTTGGACTGCAAGAAGTCGACGAGAAGACCCAACGCAGCGGTGAAGTGGACCAAGCCGCCGAACTTGGTCGACAACTCGGCATGCACCATTCGTTCGCGCCATTCATGGACTACGACGGCGGACGGTATGGCTTGGCCATTCTCTCACGCCATCCCATTAGGCAGTCCAAGATCATTGAGTTGCCCAAAGGAAACGAACCACGTGTGGCGCTTGCGGTCGATGTCGAGCTTCCCGACGGGCAATTGATCACTCTCGTCAATCTTCATTTTGACTGGGTGAGAAATGATGGCTTTCGATTCGCCCAAGCAAAGCGACTGAAACAAGCTCTGACCGAGTTAACAACTCCATACATCCTGCTTGGCGATTTCAACGATCAGCCCAACTCCCGGACGCTCGAGTTGCTCGGGCGTGGCATGACGGAAGCCGATAAGCCGCAGGATGATTCGTTTACCTATTCGGCGTCGAAGCCTTCGATTGAAATCGATTTTATTTTCGTCGCTCCGCCGACGCGCTGGTCAATCGAACACGTCGATGTCGTCGACGAACCGATTGCCTCAGACCACCGTCCCGTATCTGCGAAAATTCAACTAAGGCCTCACACTTCGTCGAGTGCTGACGATAGGTAACCATTCAACTTCGCTGCCAAGTGGCCAACCGGACCAACAGGGTGCGACATTTTGATTGACACCGTGACAGAAGAAGCTTAGACTCCTTCATAATGTGCATGTTGCCCCCTCAAATTGCCGTTAAGAACAGCTTGTTGCCACTTGTGGCTCGGTTGCTCATCGCGCTACCGCTCGTCATGGCGGTTAGCTCGTCGGCGTTTGGTAGCTGCGGCGATTGGCTCGCACATAATTCTTCCAGTCCTTCGATGGACACTGAGACGGTAGCCGACCAATCGGCGCCCGAGCCTTCTTTTCCGCGGCCGTGCAGTGGTCCAAACTGCAAGAATGCCCCATTTCAACCGCTGTCGCCGCTGCAAACGACAGAGACCACGATCACTCCGAAGCTCTTCGGTTCGATTGGGTTCGTCAACCGAACTGCGTCTCCGCTTACTCGCAACCTGGTTCGCCCCGAAAATCGGATCGGACCTTTCTCCGGACATGGTGGACGCATCGAACGCCCACCACAATTGGCCGTCTAGCACGAGAGATCGCGCGTCGCTGATGGGTTCCTGCAGAAATTGCTAGGCGCCCACTGACTGATAAGTGTCTGCACATTGCTTCGGTATCCATCGATAGGAGTACCGATCACATGTGTGTCTTTATTGTCTGTCAGTGATCACGGGATTTCGTAGCTCTCATCACGAGATGCCCAACGCTAGGCGTACATCGCTATTGTCGATTGACTTAATCGCAGATCAGTACGGAATCGAAGTTCCGTGAGGCGAGTCAACCGACTGACGTGCTTTCCCTGCGTTTGAGAGCCAACGTTGCTGTGCAATTTCACCCGGTACAGCAAACGCGGCCTCTGTGATATTGGCATCGTTTGATAGCCGTGCTTTCTCTGCAAAGTCGTCTTAGGCGTGGTGCGCACTGGTCACATCGTGCGCGCCATCAACAGCGAGCTTCATACCGGCTTAGGTTCGACCACGTGCCCCCTGCATGTGACATTGCGACCACCGGTGCGCCCGCTTGCTTCAAACCTCGATTGTCATCTCACCTTTCGTTTCCGTGGAGTGTTGCAATGTCCAGTGCTACATGTTCGATCCCCCAAGCATCTGACCAAATGAGTTGGATGGAAAAGATCAACGGACCGTATCACCGTGAAGCCCTATGGGTATACACCGCGATTGTTCTTGCCCATTGGATGGAGCATCTCGTTCAAGCGATCCAGATCTACGTCTTGCATTGGCCGATCCCCGAGTCGCGCGGCGTTTTGGGGTTGTGGTATCCGTGGATGGTGAAATCCGAAGCGCTCCACTACGGCTACGCGCTAATCATGCTGATCGCGTTTTGGCTACTGCGAAAAGGATTCACCGGTAGCTCATACACTTGGTGGATGATCGCTTTTTGGATCCAGTTCTGGCACCACATCGAGCATGCGTTACTTCAAGGGCAGGCAATCTTTCAGCAGAACCTTTTCGAATCACCAGTCCCGGTCAGCATTCTTCAGCTGGTCATCCCTCGTGTCGAATTGCACCTGTTCTACAACACGGTGGTATTTGTCCCGATGGTGATCGCGATGTTCTATCACATGTTCCCACTTCCCGGTGAAGAAGCGCACGTGGGATGCTCCTGCGCTTGGCAACCGCGTGCCGCCAGACGAACGAAAGCAACAGTTGCAAAAGCCTAATGTACATGCCCAACACGTGACTCTAAGACAAGACAAACGATGAACCTGATTCGAACCCTAATCTCTGTTTTCCTGTTCGCGTTGCTGCTTTCGACCATCGCGGGGTGGTTGTGGGCTGGTGGGCAACCACCAACGCAAGCGATCGGATCGCGTATCGCCCTCGTCCTCTGTGCCTTCGCCGCGATCAGCGGTTTTGCCCTGTTATGGAGCGCGCGGCCCTATCCAACCGACATCAACGTCGACCATTCATCACAAGATCAACAGTGAAATCGATGCACACACAAGGTTTACGCCACACCACTCACCGCTCAGCACGGCAGATCGATCGCCAACATTGCCGAATCACGCTTCTTCGACATTTCGTTGGCGTGATGATGCTGATCGTGATCGCCACAACGGGTTGCGAATCACAGCAGTCGACAGAACCGACGGGATCTGCCGAAGTTCAGCTCGGTTCAACACCGCCGTCGGTTGGCCCATGCGACCTCACGGTAACGTTGCTCGATGCTTCCGGATCCCCACTCAAAGGTGCGGACTTAACCGTCGAAGGGAACATGAATCATGCCGGCATGAAACCATCATTCGCGGAAATGTCCGAGACCGATGAACCAGGCGTTTACTCAGGGACCATTGACTTCACGATGGGGGGCGATTGGTTCTTGTTAATCAACGCGACTGGTCCTGACGGCGTCTCGATCGAATCGAAGATCGATGTCCTTGGCGTGGAGACGAACTAGCGGTGACGTTGCTGGGCAAACGAACAGAACCGGTCCCGAATCGTAGACCGTCAATTGCGGCATCGCAGGGCTCCAAAACCAGCGACCGTCGCAGTGGCGATGT from Roseiconus lacunae includes:
- a CDS encoding endonuclease/exonuclease/phosphatase family protein, yielding MNLFPTAVAMIILPLVTISPSISHAEEGTSLRVLSYNIKRGLGNDGKTDLARTASVINRLSPDFVGLQEVDEKTQRSGEVDQAAELGRQLGMHHSFAPFMDYDGGRYGLAILSRHPIRQSKIIELPKGNEPRVALAVDVELPDGQLITLVNLHFDWVRNDGFRFAQAKRLKQALTELTTPYILLGDFNDQPNSRTLELLGRGMTEADKPQDDSFTYSASKPSIEIDFIFVAPPTRWSIEHVDVVDEPIASDHRPVSAKIQLRPHTSSSADDR
- a CDS encoding FixH family protein, whose product is MHTQGLRHTTHRSARQIDRQHCRITLLRHFVGVMMLIVIATTGCESQQSTEPTGSAEVQLGSTPPSVGPCDLTVTLLDASGSPLKGADLTVEGNMNHAGMKPSFAEMSETDEPGVYSGTIDFTMGGDWFLLINATGPDGVSIESKIDVLGVETN